The Lactuca sativa cultivar Salinas chromosome 2, Lsat_Salinas_v11, whole genome shotgun sequence genome includes a window with the following:
- the LOC111899759 gene encoding ubiquitin C-terminal hydrolase 12 codes for MVTPQPLDQEDEEMLVPHTELLEGRRPVQGPVAFDGTPPIEVPQPMEVAGQEVASTGENQAVDEPQTSRFTWTIENFSRQSNKKLYSDIFVVGGFKWRVLIFPKGNNVDHLSMYLDVADSSSLPYGWSRYAQFSLSVVNQIHNRLTVKKDTQHQFHARESDWGFTSFMALSDLYDPGRGFIMNDTCIIEADVAVRKVIDYWTYDSKKETGYVGLKNQGATCYMNSLLQTLYHMPYFRKAVYHMPTTENDIPSGSIPLALQSLFYKLQYNETSVATKELTKSFGWDTYDSFMQHDVQELNRVLCEKLEDKMKGTVVEGTIQKLFEGHNMNYIECINVDFKSTRKESYYDLQLDVKGCRDVYESFDKYVEVERLEGDNKYHAEAHGLQEAKKGVLFIDFPPVLQLQLKRFEYDFTRDTMVKINDRYEFPLELDLDRENGKYLSPDADKSVRNLYTLHSVLVHSGGVHGGHYYAFIRPTLSDKWFKFDDERVSKEDVKRALEEQYGGEEELPQTNPGFNNAPFKFTKYSNAYMLVYIRESDKEKIICDVDEKDIAEHLRIRLKKEQEEKEDKRRYKAQAHLYTIIKVARDADLLEQIGKDIFFDLVDHDKVRSFRIQKQMTFNLFKEEVAKEFGIPVQFQRFWIWAKRQNHTYRPNRPLTAQEETQSVGQLREVSNKNHNAELKLFLEIETGPDLLHPLPPPEKSKDDILLFFKLYDPVKEELRYVGRFFVKSSGKPTEITSKLNERAGFSPDEEIELYEEIKFEPCVMCERLDKRSSFRSSQIEDGDIICFQKVSEAGAGDKYRYPDVPSFLEYVKNRQMVHFRSLDRPKEDDFCLELSKLHTYDDVTERVARQLGLDDPTKIRLTPHNCYSQQPKPHPIKFRVAEHLLDMLVHYNQVSDILYYEVLDIPLPELQCLKTLKVAFHHATKEEPVIHNIRLPKQSTVGDVLNEIKTKVELSHPDAELRLLEVFYHKIYKIFPLTEKIENINDQYWTLRAEEIPEEEKNLGPQDRLIHVYHFTKEAAQNQMQVQNFGEPFFLIIHENETLEAVKVRIQHKLEVPDEEFAKWKFAFLSLGRPEYLQDSDIVSSRFQRRDYGAWEQYLGLEHSDTTPKRSFTANQNRHTFEKPVKIYN; via the exons ATGGTCACTCCACAACCATTAGAT CAAGAAGACGAGGAGATGCTTGTGCCGCACACGGAGCTACTGGAAGGGCGTCGACCGGTGCAAGGTCCTGTGGCTTTCGATGGTACTCCGCCAATTGAAGTTCCTCAGCCAATGGAAG TTGCGGGTCAAGAAGTTGCTAGCACAGGGGAGAATCAAGCAGTCGATGAACCTCAGACTTCTAGGTTTACATGGACCATTGAGAATTTCTCTCGTCAAAGCAATAAAAAGCTATATTCTGATATCTTTGTGGTTGGTGGTTTTAAATG GCGTGTGCTTATATTTCCAAAGGGAAACAATGTGGACCATTTGTCCATGTACTTAGATGTAGCTGATTCCTCATCATTGCCATATGGTTGGAGTAGATATGCACAATTCAGTTTGTCTGTTGTTAATCAAATTCACAACAGGTTGACTGTAAAGAAAG ACACACAACACCAGTTCCATGCAAGGGAGAGTGATTGGGGGTTCACATCATTCATGGCTCTTAGTGATTTATATGACCCTGGTAGAGGTTTTATTATGAATGATACTTGCATTATTGAAGCTGATGTTGCTGTGCGGAAAGTGATCGACTATTGGACATATGACTCAAAGAAAGAGACGGGTTATGTTGGTCTTAAGAATCAAGGAGCAACATGTTACATGAACTCTCTTCTCCAAACCCTCTATCACATGCCTTACTTTAGAAAAGCTGTCTACCATATGCCAACAACAGAAAATGATATACCCTCAGGGAGTATTCCCTTGGCTCTTCAGAGCTTATTCTATAAACTCCAATACAATGAAACCAGTGTTGCGACAAAAGAACTGACAAAATCTTTTGGATGGGACACATATGATTCTTTCATGCAGCATGATGTCCAAGAACTTAATAGGGTCTTGTGTGAGAAACTTGAAGACAAGATGAAG GGAACAGTTGTGGAAGGGACAATACAGAAGTTATTTGAAGGACACAATATGAATTACATTGAATGCATCAATGTGGACTTCAAATCGACAAGAAAAGAATCATATTATG ATCTTCAACTTGATGTGAAAGGCTGCCGGGACGTTTATGAATCTTTTGACAAATATGTTGAAGTGGAACGTCTTGAGGGTGACAATAAATACCATGCTGAAGCACACGGTTTACAGGAGGCTAAGAAGGGTGTCCTGTTTATTGATTTCCCACCTGTTCTTCAACTTCAGCTAAAGCGGTTTGAGTATGATTTCACAAGGGATACTATGGTAAAG ATAAATGATCGTTACGAATTCCCACTGGAGCTCGACCTTGACAGGGAGAATGGCAAATACCTATCACCTGATGCTGATAAGAGTGTCCGGAATCTTTATACCCTGCATAG TGTATTGGTTCATAGTGGTGGTGTGCATGGTGGACACTACTATGCATTTATCAGGCCAACGCTTTCAGATAAATG GTTCAAGTTTGATGATGAAAGAGTATCAAAAGAAGATGTGAAGAGGGCCCTAGAAGAGCAGTATGGTGGTGAGGAAGAG CTACCCCAGACAAATCCTGGCTTCAATAATGCTCCGTTTAAATTTACAAAATACTCGAATGCATACATGCTCGTTTACATACGTGAAAGCGACAAAGAGAAGATAATCTGTGATGTAGATGAGAAAGACATTGCTGAACATCTTAGg ATAAGGTTGAAAAAAGAACAAGAAGAGAAGGAAGACAAGAGAAGATATAAAGCACAGGCTCATCTGTACACTATTATCAAG GTTGCCCGTGATGCAGACCTGTTAGAACAGATAGGGAAGGATATATTTTTTGATCTTGTTGACCATGACAAAGTCCGAAGTTTTCGTATACAGAAGCAAATGACATTTAACCTTTTCAAG GAGGAGGTTGCCAAAGAGTTTGGTATACCTGTTCAATTTCAACGGTTCTGGATATGGGCAAAGAGACAGAACCACACATACCGTCCCAATCGCCCTTTAACAGCACAGGAGGAGACACAATCG GTTGGGCAATTGAGGGAGGTttccaataagaatcacaatgcTGAACTAAAATTGTTCCTGGAGATAGAGACTGGACCG GATTTGCTGCATCCTCTTCCACCACCTGAGAAAAGCAAGGATGATATACTTCTTTTCTTCAAGCTTTATGATCCCGTGAAGGAAGAACTCCG ATATGTTGGTAGGTTTTTTGTCAAGAGTTCTGGTAAACCAACTGAAATTACATCAAAATTAAATGAGAGGGCTGGATTTAGTCCAGATGAAGAAATCGAACTGTATGAG GAGATAAAATTTGAGCCATGTGTGATGTGTGAACGTCTTGACAAGAGAAGCTCATTTAGATCTAGCCAG atCGAGGACGGAGATATTATTTGCTTTCAGAAAGTATCTGAGGCTGGGGCTGGGGATAAATACCGATATCCAGACGTTCCTTCATTTCTGGAATATGTGAAAAATCGTCAGATGGTTCATTTTCGATCTCTGGATAGACCCAAGGAGGATGATTTCTGTCTTGAact GTCAAAGCTGCATACATATGATGATGTGACGGAGAGAGTTGCCAGGCAGCTTGGTCTGGATGATCCAACGAAAATCAGGCTGACTCCTCACAACTGTTATTCTCAACAACCAAAGCCCCACCCCATCAAGTTTCGGGTTGCAGAACATTTGCTAGACATGCTTGTTCACTACAATCAG GTTTCTGATATTCTGTATTACGAGGTGTTAGACATCCCTCTCCCGGAATTGCAGTGTCTGAAAACTCTGAAAGTTGCATTTCACCATGCAACCAAGGAAGAG CCTGTGATTCACAATATTAGGCTGCCTAAGCAGAGCACTGTTGGAGATGTTCTCAATGAGATTAAGACAAAG GTTGAATTATCTCATCCGGATGCTGAACTGAGATTGCTTGAAGTATTTTACCACAAGATTTACAAG ATCTTTCCGCTGACTGAGAAAATTGAGAATATAAATGATCAATACTGGACCTTACGTGCAGAGGAA ATTCCAGAAGAAGAGAAGAATCTGGGACCTCAGGATCGGTTGATTCATGTTTACCATTTCACCAAAGAGGCTGCACAGAACCAGATG CAAGTGCAAAACTTTGGAGAGCCTTTCTTTCtaataattcatgaaaatgaaacTTTAGAAGCTGTTAAAGTCCGCATTCAGCACAAGTTAGAGGTTCCGGATGAGGAATTTGCCAAG TGGAAATTTGCATTTCTATCTCTGGGACGTCCAGAGTATCTACAAGATTCAGATATTGTATCTAGTCGTTTTCAG AGAAGAGATTATGGTGCTTGGGAGCAGTACCTTGGGTTAGAACACTCTGACACCACCCCTAAAAGGTCCTTTACAGCAAATCAG